One Amaranthus tricolor cultivar Red isolate AtriRed21 chromosome 1, ASM2621246v1, whole genome shotgun sequence DNA window includes the following coding sequences:
- the LOC130818529 gene encoding polygalacturonase inhibitor 1-like: METPLQFNLPSITITFLLLFSSINLSSSTKQCNPNDKNALLEIKHYFNNASVFSIWDPTTDCCTWRGIECDAHGRVNSLSVSIDDGVVGTIPPALAQLPYLQFLSFSSFPQLTGPIPPFLTKLTNLQHLDFAGNNLTGTIPDFLTQIKNLEYLDLSSNSLSGRIPLSLGKLQKLKLIALYNNHLYGIIPNFFGYMTNLRELYLNGNKLTGKIPSSLYLLPQLFSIDFSQNQLTGSIPESFGSFKTPLIDSISLSFNKLSGSIPRSFGNVNVKTLRIDHNMFSGDASFLFSKEKTSLNSIDIDNNLLNFDFSGVDFAISLKNFDISHNNIYGSLPKQIGQLALQSLDVSYNQLCGEIPTGRRLKQFDPAVFSNNKCLCGTPLPPCK, translated from the coding sequence ATGGAAACTCCATTACAATTCAATCTTCCCTCCATTACCATAACTTTCCTCCTCCTCTTTTCATCCATAAACCTCTCTTCTTCAACAAAACAATGCAACCCAAATGACAAAAACGCCCTTCTTGAAATCAAACACTATTTCAACAATGCCTCTGTTTTCTCCATATGGGACCCAACCACCGATTGCTGCACCTGGCGTGGTATCGAATGCGACGCTCATGGCCGCGTTAACTCCCTTTCTGTCAGTATAGACGACGGCGTAGTCGGCACCATTCCGCCCGCATTAGCCCAACTCCCATACCTCCAATTTCTATCCTTCTCCTCTTTTCCCCAGCTAACAGGCCCAATTCCGCCATTTTTAACCAAATTAACAAACCTTCAACACCTCGATTTCGCCGGAAACAATCTGACAGGTACAATCCCAGATTTCCTTACCCAAATCAAAAATCTAGAGTATCTTGACCTAAGTTCCAATTCCCTTTCGGGTCGTATTCCTTTATCACTTGGTAAATtacaaaaacttaaattaattgCGCTTTACAACAACCATTTATATGGGATAATCCCCAATTTTTTTGGGTATATGACCAATTTAAGGGAACTTTACCTAAATGGAAATAAACTTACCGGCAAAATCCCATCCTCATTATACCTTCTTCCTCAACTATTTTCCATTGATTTTAGCCAAAACCAGCTTACCGGGTCAATTCCTGAATCTTTTGGATCATTCAAAACTCCATTAATCGATTCAATCAGTCTATCTTTCAACAAATTATCAGGTTCGATTCCGCGATCATTTGGAAATGTTAATGTAAAGACTTTAAGAATTGATCATAATATGTTTAGTGGGGATGCATCTTTTTTGTTCTCAAAGGAAAAAACATCATTGAATAGTATAGATATTGATAATAATTTGCTGAATTTCGATTTTTCTGGGGTTGATTTTGCTATAAGTTTGAAGAATTTTGATATAAGCCATAACAATATTTATGGGTCACTTCCTAAACAAATTGGGCAATTGGCGTTACAAAGTCTGGATGTGAGTTATAATCAGCTTTGTGGGGAGATACCGACTGGAAGAAGGTTAAAACAATTTGATCCTGCTGTGTTTTCTAATAACAAGTGTTTGTGTGGTACGCCATTACCACCTTGCAAGTAG